Sequence from the Thermoanaerobacterium sp. PSU-2 genome:
AAAAACACTCATTCATAGTAAATGCTGATTACAATGATGTTTTGCTTTTAGCAAAATTAATTCAGGCAGAAGGCGAAAGCGAACCAATGATTGGAAAAGTTGCCATAGGAGCCGTCGTCGTAAACAGAGTGCAAAATCAAAATTTCCCTGATACAATATCTGAAGTCATATTTGAGCCTGGACAATTTGAAAGCGTAACAAATAACCGCATATTCAATGTAGAAAACATAGACGAGGAATGTATTATTTCAGCTTTAAAAGCATTGGAAGGAGAAGACCCGACAGATGGTTCTCTGTACTTTTACAATACGTATACAGCAACAAACGATTGGATTAAATCAAAAAAAGTAAGCGTTGCAATAGGAAAACATAATTTTATAGCATAAGAAAGCAGGGCATGGCCCTGCTTTCTTCAGCATATTCTGGGGAGAAGTTCGCCAATTGGTCTATCAACGATTCTATTTGTGCCATAGACTGTTTCTATCGTCACAAGACCAGAATCATCGATTTCGCCGATAATGGCGGCATCTTTACCGTATTTATCCTCTTTCATTATTTCCAATGCCTTATAAGCAAAATCTTTATCAACTACACACACAAGCTTTCCTTCATTGGCAAGGTGCAGATAATCGATGCCTAACATACTACAAGCCGATTTTACGCTTTCTTTCACAGGCAGCTTATCTTCATGTATTTTGATTCCCACATTGCTCATGCCAGCTATCTCGTACAGAACTTCCGCAACACCGCCCCTTGTAGGATCTCTTAAGATTTTCACAGCATCTCTAAGAGCCATAAGCTTCTCCACCATTTTATTTAAAGGTGACACATCAGAAAGAAGAGGAGGGTCAAAATCAAGCCCTTCCCTGGCACCCATCACTGCCATCCCATGATCTCCAATTGTCCCCGAAACTATCACTACATCTCCAGGTTTTCCGTTTTTAATAGACACGTAAGCTCCATCAGGTAAAATGCCTATTCCGGCAGTATTTATGAAGATTCCATCTGCACTGTTTTTCTCCACGACCTTTGTATCACCTGTCACAATTTGTACACCAGCTTCATTAGCGGCATCTACCATAGAGCCGACTATCTTTTTAATGTCATCAACCGGAAATCCCTCTTCAATTATAAATGATGCACTCAAGAAAAGAGGCTTTGCACCACGCATGGAAATATCATTTACAGTACCGCATATTGCCAACCTTCCAATGTCACCACCTGGAAAGAAAACAGGCTTTACTACAAAGCTGTCTGTAGTAAAAACAGTCTTGCCTGGCAGCAATGCTGCATCTTCCATCTGATTTAGATATTCGTTATTGAACTTTTCTATGAATATTTCGCTTATGAAGCTTTGCATCATCGAACCACCGCCACCGTGTGACATCAATACCTTATCCATATACCGTTCCTCCTCGATTTTACTCGCCGTACTTGTAGTACGCCGCACAAGATCCTTCTGATGAAACCATGCAGGGACCAACAGGATTTAAAGGTGTGCAAGCTTTGCCAAACAGTGGGCATTGTTTTGGCGTTATAATCCCTTTCAGCACATCACCGCATCGACAGCCTTTTATCTCTGTACTGCTATTGGGCTTTTTAATCTTAAATTTTTTCTCTGCATCGTATTCGCTGTACTTATCACGTATCCTAAGCCCTGATCCTTCTATCATGCCAAGGCCTCTCCATTCAGCATCGCTTTCTTCAAAGACTTCATCCATCAATCTTTGTGCATAAGTATTTCCTTCCTCTTTTACGACCCTTTTATACTGAATTTCTATCTTAGGATCTTTTAAGTTTTTTAAAATCATTACGACGCTCATCAATATGTCTGTTGCTTCAAATCCAGATACGACACCGCCAATATTGTATCTATCAACCAAAAAATTATATATAGTGCTTCCTGTTATGGCACTTACATGGCCTGGAAGTAGAAATCCCTGAATGTCTGATCCATTTACAACAAGTGCCTCCAATGCCTTTGGCATTGTCTTATGAAGACAATACACACTGTAATTCTTTATTTTTTTTGTGTACGCTTCTTTTATAGTCATGGCGACAGACGGGATTGTCGTCTCAAAGCCTATCCCAATAAAAACTACCTCTTTACTTGGGTTTGCCATAGCATAATCCAGTGCATCAAGTGGTGAATAAAACACCCTCACATCTCTGCCTTTCGCCCTCTCCTCTTGCAGCGAAGAATCATTTCCAGGCACTCTTACCAAATCTCCAAATGTGGCAATAGTCACTCCTTGACTTGCCAAAGATATTGATGCATCAATCTCATTTTGTGCCGTCACACAGACAGGACATCCTGGCCCCGATATGAGTTTTATATTTGGCGGCAATATCTGCCTTAAGCCGTATTTCGATATAGCCATAGTGTGAGAACCGCAGACTTCCATTATTTTAATAGATTCTCCAGTATTATACCTATCTATAAGCTCTTTGGCTGTATTTATGATGCCTTGCATAGAAATACCTTTCCTTTCTTATTTTTGTTTGAAGCTTTCTCTCAAAGCTTCCTCCATTTCTTCCCAAAGCCTTAGATCTTCTTCAGCCGTCTCTTTATCTACAATGCTTATTGCCACACCTGCGTGAACCATGACATAATCTCCAATCTTGACATCAGGTACCATTGATATGGACACCCTTCTTTTTAGTCCGTTTAATTCAGTCTCTGCCACATCTCCATCGATTTTTACTACCTTTTGTGCGACAGCAATACACATAATTACACCTCCATCATATAGTTTGCTATGACTGCTTGGCCTAAGGAAATGCCACCGTCATTGCAAGGTATCTTGCTATTGGAATAAACAAGAAATCCTTCTTTTGATAATCTATCAATGATATTTTCCAATAAATATTTGTTCTGAAAGCTTCCACCGCTTAAAACCACTTTATCTATATTGTACTTTTCGCCAAGTCTCAATGCCACATAAGCAGTAAACTCTACAATTGTATTGTGAAATCTGGCGGATATTATTCCCTTGCTTACTCCTTTTTTATAGTCAGAATAAACCTGCTTTAAAATACCTGATGTATCCACCACATACTGGTCATCACTTGATACCGTAAAGTCATAATATGATCGATCACTTTCTATGATGCTTTCAAGCTCCATGGCTGCTTGTCCTTCATATAGGACAGTGTCTTTAACACCAATCAGTGATGCAACTGCATCAAACAATCTACCCATGCTGGACACCAACGGTGCGTTTATCTTTTTGTCTATCTGCGCTTTTATGATCTCCAATTCCTTTGCATCAAACCTTTTAAGGTATTCATGGTAGCAATCCATATCTTCATTTATAAAGCCTATTGCAGTTCTGTATATCCTTTTTATAGCAAGCTCTCCGCCTGGAAGCGGATTGTACTTTATATGGCCAGCCCTTACGAAGTCTTTCAAATCAGCTATCAAAAATTCAGCACCCCAAATATTTCCATCCAATCCATATCCCGTGCCATCGTATGAAAAACCTATGACTTTGTCATCTATGCCGTACTCCGCCATGCAACTTGCTATGTGTGCATGATGGTGCTGTGTGTATATTACAGGCAAGCCCAGTGTCTTTGCAAACTGCGTCGACAAATAGCCTTGATGCATGTCACACGCCACAAATTGCGGCTCCATTTTAAAAAGTTTCATGTACTTCTTTATCTCATCTACATAATACATGTACGTCTTGCTGTTATCGAGATCTCCTATGTGATGGCTTAGAAATGCGTAATTGCCTTTAGTCAAGCAAAACGTGTTTTTGTAATACCCTCCAACGGCAAGTATCGGTTTAAAGTCCATTTTAAGCACCATAGGCTCTGGAGCATATCCTCTCGATCGCCTTATGACTCTTTCGCTTTTAGCTTTCCAAGATGTAACCGTATCGTCAATCCTATTTACAATGTCTCTATCATTTAAAAGGAAACTGTCTGCTATGTCTTTAAGCCTCTCTAATGCTTCATCATTGTCTTTGCACAGAGGCTCTTCACTGATATTGCCACTGGTCATGACAACTGGAAAATCTATATATTTAAACAAAAGATAATGTATAGGCGCGTAAGGAAGCATCACACCTACGCTGTCAAGGCCATCGCTTACACCTTCAAACTCGTATTTCTTTTTTAAAAGGACGATAGGCCTTCTTTGGCTATTTAATAGCTCCATTTCATCATGGCTTACATGGCAATACCTTTTTACAGCTTCTACATCTTTCATCATAAGCGCCAGAGGCTTTCCATACCTGTTTTTCCTATCTCTAAGCCTTAATACAGACTCACGTGATAATGCATTTACAGCCAGATGAAAGCCGCCTATCCCCTTTATAGCAACGATTTTCCCTTTTCTTAAATCTTCAGCAATCGCCATAATGGGATCAATATTCGTGCTTTCGCCAACATATTTAAGGGATGGTCCACAATCGTAACATGCTACAGGCTGTGCATGAAACCTCCTGTCTAAAGGATTTTCATACTCGTCTCTACATAATTTACACATCGGGAATTTTTTCATAGACGTCTTTGGCCTGTCGTATGGTATATCCTCTATGATGGAAAATCTCGGACCGCAGTTTGTGCAATTTATGAACGGATAGTTATATCTCCTGTTTTTTTCGTCCATCATCTCACTTACGCATTCGTCGCATACACCCATATCAGGAGAAATCGGCACAAATCCCTCATCTGCTTTGCTTGACTTTATGCTAAAACCTTTATATCCTAAGACATCACAATCTTCTACAGATATCTCGTCTATTTTCGAAAGCTTCGGAGGATTGTCTTTTAATTCCATCAAAAACGCATCTATTTCATCATCATAACCCTCCACGTTAATAGAAACACCAGATGATGTGTTATAAACGATGCCTGACAAGCTGTGTTTTAATGCCAAATTGTAGACAAACGGTCTAAATCCTACACCTTGAACAATTCCTTTAATATTTATTTGCCTTGCACGTATTCGTCGTATTTCTCTTTCAGCCATTTCGCCAGCACCTCAAAGCCTTCCCCTGTCCTTGATGATACTTCAAAAATCTCAGCTTCATCATTAAGCGTCTTTACACCATCGTAAAAATACTGCTTATTGAAGTCAAAATACGGCAACAAATCTATCTTGTTTATAACGACTGCTTTCGCCTTTGAAAACAAGAGAGGATATTTGTATGGTTTATCATCGCCCTCAGCAACATTTGCCATAGCCAATTTGAAGTCTTCACCAAGTTCAAAATCTGAAGGACATATTAGATTTCCTATATTCTCTATGAACAATATTCCGCCTTTAAAATCAAGCGTAGACAATGCTTTGTTTATTGAATTTGCATTCAGATGACAAGCACCACCAGTATTTATCTGCACCACCGGTATATTTCTTTCAGCCATCTTGCGGGCATCTATATCAGACGCTACATCGCCTTCTATGACACCACAAGGAATATCCATGTTTTCTATAAGCTTCAATATGAAACTTGTTTTGCCTGTACCAGGTGAGCCGATTATGTTTACCATCATGATTTTTCTTTCATCTTTTATGCTTTTGTTTTCTTCCGCAATGTTGTTGTTGGCTTCAAGCACATCTTTAATAATCTTTATTTCCATTTATAATACACTCCTTATTCAACATCTATACTATCTATATAAAGTTCTTTGCCTTTCTCAATCAAAACACCGCTGCTGCCGCAATAGGGACACTTAAACGTGAAATTACCCCTATTATAAATCATGCCGCAACTGCGGCATTTAAACTCTGCTTTCACTTTTTTAAAATCAAGCTTAGCACCGTATAATGGCGTTCCTTCGCTTAAAACATCAAAATAAAACCTTATGCTTTCTTCTTCAAACCCGGTTAATTCCCCAAGCACGATGTTTATTTTGGTCACCTTATTGACATTTCTTTTTTTAGCTTCATCAGAAACCATGTTTACGATGCTTTCAGTTATAGACAATTCATGCATTTAAGCACCGGCTTTCTCAGAATCATCGTGTTTTTCCAAGTGAATGTTGTACTTTTTGTCTGTGCAGCTTCTGTAATGCACATCAAGCTTTAAACATTTCTTAGGGCACTTTTCCACGCATACGCCACACAAGACACATTCAAAAGGATTGTACTCCCAAACGCTGGTCTTTCTGTCCACCTTTATGCAGTTTGATGGACACACTCTCTGGCACATGCCGCAAAAAATGCATTCATCAATGTTGTTTTCCAAATGACCTCTGTTTATATCAAAGGGCTTTCTTTCTTCAAAAGGATACATACGAGTCACTGGCTTCTTTGACAGATTAGAAAACACGCTTTTTAGCATATCCAACATCTCAATAACACCTCTTCCCTGACAGATTATCTTTCCGTACAACTGATGCAAGGATCGATGGTCAGTATGAGTACAGGGACATCTTGCAAATAAGAACCAGGCAATATTTTCAAAAGAGCCGGTATATTAGCAAAGGTAGGTGTTCTTATGCGAAGCCTATCCAAAAATTTCGTACCATTTGATTTAATGTAATACACCACTTCTCCTCTTGACTGCTCAAGCCTTGATATGACTTCACCAGCAGGTGGATTGCCTTTTACAGGAACACTTATTTCCCCTTCAGGCATCTTTCCTAAGGCCTGTCTTATAAGGTCAATTGACTGGAATATTTCCTTCATCCTAACCAAATTCCTGGCATAGCTGTCACCAGTTTTTTCCACAATCGGCTCAAAGTCAAGATACTTATAAGCAGCATAGCCAGTAGTCCTAAGATCTAAATCCACGCCGCTTCCCTTAGCCATAGGTCCAGTAGCGCCAAGCTCGTACGCTTCTTCTTTCGTCAAAACTCCTATGCCAACAGTTCTTTGCTTTACAGTATAGTTGTTCATAACAACATCGTTAATGTCCTTAAGCTGTCTCTCAACATCGTCTAACTCTTTTAAGATCCACTTAGCTTGTTCGCTATTTATGTCTTTTCTGACACCGCCTACTATATTAACTGAAATTATCACTCTGTTGCCTGATGTGGCTTCCAGTATGTCCATTATCTTCTCACGAATCTTCCACGTCTGCATAAAGAGATTTTCAAAGCCAAATGCATCAGCAAAAAGTCCAAGCCATAAAAGATGGCTGTGTATCCTGTGAAGTTCTGCCCAAATAGTCCTTAAATATTCAGCTCTTACAGGAACCTGAACACCCATTAGTTCCTCTATTGCTTCACAATAATCCTGCCCATGCATACAACTGCATATGCCGCAAACCCTCTCTACGACGTAAACCATCTGGTTAAAGTCCTTTTTCTGAGCCAAAGTTTCCAGCCCTCTATGGACAAAACCAAAAGCAGGATACGCTTCTACTACTTTTTCATCCTCTACAACAAGTTTTAAGTGAATCGGCTCAGGCAAAACAGGGTGCTGTGGCCCAAACGGAATCGTACTTTTATCACTCATTCTTACCACCCTTTTCTCTTCTTATAATCTCTATGTCTGCTTGTGGACTTATTGGAGAGCTTTCTCCCAACATAAAATTCCCTCCGAAATCAACTGCAAGACCATCAAACTCAACTCCAAAAAGCTCTTTTATCTCATTCTCTACTGCCAGCGCACATGAATAAATGTCTGAAACGCTGGGCACATTTTTCCCATCAGTTATGATGTGGATGTTTTCTAAATCATAACCTATGGCAAATGTGTATATGATTTTAAACTTATCTTCCAAATTAAGGCACGTTTCTGTAACAAATCTATATCCACCATCGTGGTATTTCTTCACTTCACTTTTTAGATTGCCTATTTCCACTTCTCTGCTATTTACGATCATAAAATCACTCCTAACCTAAGCTTTTGGCTGAAACTATTACTTCCTTGCGAGAATACTTCTCTTTTAATATTTGTGCCGCCTTGTAAAGACCATCTATCATGGCCTCAGGCTTAGCTGGACATCCTGGAACGTACACATCGACAGGAATCACCTTGTCTATGCCGCCTAACACATTGTAGCAGTCCCTAAATATGCCTCCGCTGCATGCACAAATTCCCGCTGCCACAACTACTTTTGGATCAGGCATCATGTCATAGACATTTTTCAATACATCTTTATTTTTTTCATTTACAGTGCCCGTTACTATCAAGATGTCAGCATGTTTCGGATTTCCCACATTTACCATACCAAATCTTTCCATGTCATATATAGGCGTCATACATGCCAAAACCTCTATATCACATCCATTGCAACTTCCACAATCGTAATGGACTACCCATGGTGATTTTGAGAAGGACTTTTTCACAAATTCTTTTAAACCCATAAATTTATCACCTCGATACATTGCTAAAGTACAGGTAAGCAATATTTAAGACTGTAAAACTTATACCCACAATCCAGCTAAAGCTAAGCATCCACTTAAGCGTCATCCTTGCAGATATATTATCTACAATTATATCTAAAAAGAATACAAAAAGCGATATCAAAGCACCGATCACAAGATTTTGCGACCAGAAAATTGCCAGCATTGCTAAAAGCAGCACTAACTCATACCAATCAGCTATTTCTATTAAAGCCAGATACGGCCCTGCGTAATCTGTGAGAATCCCTCTTACAAGCTCTTGATGAGCATGTTCAGATGTAGAAAAATCAAATGGAGATTTCTTTATTTTTATGTCCAGTACAAGGCTTAAAACCACAAAAATAAGCGGCAAATCCAAAAGAAGCCTTCCATGTGACATTATATCGTGCAAATTAAAGCTTCCAGCTACGTAGTACATGCCAATAAGCACAAATATAAGGAGAGGTTCATATGCCAACATCTGCATTAATTCCCTCTGGGCCCCTACTTGGCTGTATGGAGACCTTGTAGCCAACGCCCCTATTACATAGAAAACAAGCCCTATTGACATTATGAAAATTATCATAAGAAGGTCAGCTTTTATCGCAAAGAAGCCAACACTTAGTATAGCTGATAATAAGTATATATACGCTGCGAATATCTGAAAGTCGTTCACTATCATCTTTTCTTTAGAAAGCAATTTTACAACGTCATAAAAAGGTTGCAATATAGGCGGACCATACCTGCCTTGAATAAGTGCCGTTACTTTTCTGTCTAATCCAGTTATAAGTCCACCTATAAGCGGGGTCAAAATGACCGCCGCCGCAAAAACCAAATAATCTACCCACGTCATAGCAATATCCCTCCGAAAACCGCCAGTATCAAAATAAATGAGATGTAGTTCATGTACTTCGTCATCTTCTCTTCATTTATTATGCTTGGAAGATAATAATTTTTTACATCATAGCCGTTGTTTGAGTCATCATAATTGAGTCCAGCTTCGTATGGCTTTGTCTCTACTATGTCACGTGAATTCCTTATTGTCAAAAACGCCAAGATAACAGCTAAACCTATGGCGAAAAACACTGGATATATAGAAAAACCACCAAGATTGCTTTCAAGGTATCCTGATGCAGCTTTTATCGAAATCGACATCTTAAGCATGTTTATTTCAGGCTTTACAATTGCATTAAAAAGCTGCGTCACAGCCAAGCTCAATACGATTGCTATCGTAACTAAACTGTATAAAGCAAACTTTATTGTTGACGGCTGTTTTTCTACGAAAAATTTGCTGTTATGCCCT
This genomic interval carries:
- a CDS encoding cell wall hydrolase, translating into MNKKSIDIKKHSFIVNADYNDVLLLAKLIQAEGESEPMIGKVAIGAVVVNRVQNQNFPDTISEVIFEPGQFESVTNNRIFNVENIDEECIISALKALEGEDPTDGSLYFYNTYTATNDWIKSKKVSVAIGKHNFIA
- the hypE gene encoding hydrogenase expression/formation protein HypE gives rise to the protein MDKVLMSHGGGGSMMQSFISEIFIEKFNNEYLNQMEDAALLPGKTVFTTDSFVVKPVFFPGGDIGRLAICGTVNDISMRGAKPLFLSASFIIEEGFPVDDIKKIVGSMVDAANEAGVQIVTGDTKVVEKNSADGIFINTAGIGILPDGAYVSIKNGKPGDVVIVSGTIGDHGMAVMGAREGLDFDPPLLSDVSPLNKMVEKLMALRDAVKILRDPTRGGVAEVLYEIAGMSNVGIKIHEDKLPVKESVKSACSMLGIDYLHLANEGKLVCVVDKDFAYKALEIMKEDKYGKDAAIIGEIDDSGLVTIETVYGTNRIVDRPIGELLPRIC
- the hypD gene encoding hydrogenase formation protein HypD, with the translated sequence MQGIINTAKELIDRYNTGESIKIMEVCGSHTMAISKYGLRQILPPNIKLISGPGCPVCVTAQNEIDASISLASQGVTIATFGDLVRVPGNDSSLQEERAKGRDVRVFYSPLDALDYAMANPSKEVVFIGIGFETTIPSVAMTIKEAYTKKIKNYSVYCLHKTMPKALEALVVNGSDIQGFLLPGHVSAITGSTIYNFLVDRYNIGGVVSGFEATDILMSVVMILKNLKDPKIEIQYKRVVKEEGNTYAQRLMDEVFEESDAEWRGLGMIEGSGLRIRDKYSEYDAEKKFKIKKPNSSTEIKGCRCGDVLKGIITPKQCPLFGKACTPLNPVGPCMVSSEGSCAAYYKYGE
- a CDS encoding HypC/HybG/HupF family hydrogenase formation chaperone, translating into MCIAVAQKVVKIDGDVAETELNGLKRRVSISMVPDVKIGDYVMVHAGVAISIVDKETAEEDLRLWEEMEEALRESFKQK
- the hypF gene encoding carbamoyltransferase HypF gives rise to the protein MAEREIRRIRARQINIKGIVQGVGFRPFVYNLALKHSLSGIVYNTSSGVSINVEGYDDEIDAFLMELKDNPPKLSKIDEISVEDCDVLGYKGFSIKSSKADEGFVPISPDMGVCDECVSEMMDEKNRRYNYPFINCTNCGPRFSIIEDIPYDRPKTSMKKFPMCKLCRDEYENPLDRRFHAQPVACYDCGPSLKYVGESTNIDPIMAIAEDLRKGKIVAIKGIGGFHLAVNALSRESVLRLRDRKNRYGKPLALMMKDVEAVKRYCHVSHDEMELLNSQRRPIVLLKKKYEFEGVSDGLDSVGVMLPYAPIHYLLFKYIDFPVVMTSGNISEEPLCKDNDEALERLKDIADSFLLNDRDIVNRIDDTVTSWKAKSERVIRRSRGYAPEPMVLKMDFKPILAVGGYYKNTFCLTKGNYAFLSHHIGDLDNSKTYMYYVDEIKKYMKLFKMEPQFVACDMHQGYLSTQFAKTLGLPVIYTQHHHAHIASCMAEYGIDDKVIGFSYDGTGYGLDGNIWGAEFLIADLKDFVRAGHIKYNPLPGGELAIKRIYRTAIGFINEDMDCYHEYLKRFDAKELEIIKAQIDKKINAPLVSSMGRLFDAVASLIGVKDTVLYEGQAAMELESIIESDRSYYDFTVSSDDQYVVDTSGILKQVYSDYKKGVSKGIISARFHNTIVEFTAYVALRLGEKYNIDKVVLSGGSFQNKYLLENIIDRLSKEGFLVYSNSKIPCNDGGISLGQAVIANYMMEV
- the hypB gene encoding hydrogenase nickel incorporation protein HypB, with the translated sequence MEIKIIKDVLEANNNIAEENKSIKDERKIMMVNIIGSPGTGKTSFILKLIENMDIPCGVIEGDVASDIDARKMAERNIPVVQINTGGACHLNANSINKALSTLDFKGGILFIENIGNLICPSDFELGEDFKLAMANVAEGDDKPYKYPLLFSKAKAVVINKIDLLPYFDFNKQYFYDGVKTLNDEAEIFEVSSRTGEGFEVLAKWLKEKYDEYVQGK
- the hypA gene encoding hydrogenase maturation nickel metallochaperone HypA — protein: MHELSITESIVNMVSDEAKKRNVNKVTKINIVLGELTGFEEESIRFYFDVLSEGTPLYGAKLDFKKVKAEFKCRSCGMIYNRGNFTFKCPYCGSSGVLIEKGKELYIDSIDVE
- a CDS encoding 4Fe-4S dicluster domain-containing protein, which produces MLDMLKSVFSNLSKKPVTRMYPFEERKPFDINRGHLENNIDECIFCGMCQRVCPSNCIKVDRKTSVWEYNPFECVLCGVCVEKCPKKCLKLDVHYRSCTDKKYNIHLEKHDDSEKAGA
- a CDS encoding nickel-dependent hydrogenase large subunit gives rise to the protein MSDKSTIPFGPQHPVLPEPIHLKLVVEDEKVVEAYPAFGFVHRGLETLAQKKDFNQMVYVVERVCGICSCMHGQDYCEAIEELMGVQVPVRAEYLRTIWAELHRIHSHLLWLGLFADAFGFENLFMQTWKIREKIMDILEATSGNRVIISVNIVGGVRKDINSEQAKWILKELDDVERQLKDINDVVMNNYTVKQRTVGIGVLTKEEAYELGATGPMAKGSGVDLDLRTTGYAAYKYLDFEPIVEKTGDSYARNLVRMKEIFQSIDLIRQALGKMPEGEISVPVKGNPPAGEVISRLEQSRGEVVYYIKSNGTKFLDRLRIRTPTFANIPALLKILPGSYLQDVPVLILTIDPCISCTER
- a CDS encoding NADH-quinone oxidoreductase subunit C, which translates into the protein MIVNSREVEIGNLKSEVKKYHDGGYRFVTETCLNLEDKFKIIYTFAIGYDLENIHIITDGKNVPSVSDIYSCALAVENEIKELFGVEFDGLAVDFGGNFMLGESSPISPQADIEIIRREKGGKNE
- a CDS encoding NADH-quinone oxidoreductase subunit B family protein translates to MGLKEFVKKSFSKSPWVVHYDCGSCNGCDIEVLACMTPIYDMERFGMVNVGNPKHADILIVTGTVNEKNKDVLKNVYDMMPDPKVVVAAGICACSGGIFRDCYNVLGGIDKVIPVDVYVPGCPAKPEAMIDGLYKAAQILKEKYSRKEVIVSAKSLG
- a CDS encoding complex I subunit 1 family protein, with the translated sequence MTWVDYLVFAAAVILTPLIGGLITGLDRKVTALIQGRYGPPILQPFYDVVKLLSKEKMIVNDFQIFAAYIYLLSAILSVGFFAIKADLLMIIFIMSIGLVFYVIGALATRSPYSQVGAQRELMQMLAYEPLLIFVLIGMYYVAGSFNLHDIMSHGRLLLDLPLIFVVLSLVLDIKIKKSPFDFSTSEHAHQELVRGILTDYAGPYLALIEIADWYELVLLLAMLAIFWSQNLVIGALISLFVFFLDIIVDNISARMTLKWMLSFSWIVGISFTVLNIAYLYFSNVSR